A region of the Antedon mediterranea chromosome 4, ecAntMedi1.1, whole genome shotgun sequence genome:
AGAGTTAAAGATTTTTCGAAAGGTAAATgactataaatttataaatgatatataaataataaaacagtatacacagtgcactttaaagaacccagttcatcattcatTTACCCTGTTCTTGTTCACCACAAAATATCCCCTGTGTTGGGTGATTTCCACCTGCCTAATAGGACAGtaaataatttactattggtaattatctaaagacataaaatattcaataacatTCTAGTCTAACTAGATGaggaaaaaatggaaatatactaaaaatgtattttttttatgttgctttgaaaagttttaattttaaatcattactTCTTTTACTCTTTCAGATAAAGATTGGGTTTTTAATGGTGGGTCACACTCACGAGGATATTGACCAATTATTTTCATGTGTGGCCAAATACCTGAACAAATATAGAGCATCTACACTTGATCATCTTCGAAGTGCTGTTGAAAACTCGTACAAAAAGTTGCCGATTACATCAAGTATCATTTCCTATCTGCATGACATTAAGAACTGGTTAGTACCATACATGCAAGACATACGTTACCACAGCAAACCACACCAGTTTAAGTTTGTTTTGGCTCAAACCGGAAAATGCATCATGTCCTATAAGAACTGGTCAACGGATTGTACTTGGTGTGAATGTGCAAGAGAAATGGACACACTTCCATATTTGCTCAAGGAAAGCCCTGCTGATATACCAGTGTTGTGTACTCCTGATTTTAGTAATGCAGATATACCAAAGTTAAAAAAAAGTCTGGCGTCTGTTGCAAATTTTTTGCGAATAGAAGAACGTGACTGGTGGGaggaatttttaaataatatagaaGACATCACAGAaggtatgtactgtactacattgCATGTGTGTTGTTTCACCATTTTACACATATATTTTTTGGTTAACAAGAGAATTTTGATTTTAGTATAGATTCAGCAGctataacaaaattcaaaatacTCCACACAACTATGTTGGGTCACATTCACCAATGCATGCTTCCACTGATCATTTTATGTGAGaacctaaaattatcaaataacaTGAACGATATCTAGTGGAGTACACTGGAGAAACATGCCTCCTGATTAATTCATAagataaaatcaatcaatcagcaTCTGATTAGCATGGTGCGCAATGTATTGGCCCAGCTTTTATGCAACAAACACCTCGGCATAAATATATCAtgaatgtatattatttactttttaaaactaatacgtactctttttttttaagGAAATGAACAGCGATTTTTGCTCCATGACATCATTTTTAATGACAACAATGCAAGCCCTATCAGGGAGGAATCTGATGGAAACGAGACAGACATTAGTGACTCagataatgaaaatgaaataagacCGGTATGATAAAGATATTATAGATTTTCAAAATTACATCTTTGAAACATGTAATGCAACTTAGTTTAAAGCAGTGCTTATATTTGGAatatgatctcataatcgcatCAAGCAAATGCATCAAcgaaaattctatatttttagggttgtaagaAAAATGATTATGACTTTTCTATGCTTTCTCCCACACTACAAGGTACACATTGGTAAATTTTCGAAGCGTAAGCCACCACAGCAACTCGATGTTGGTGCTATGGTAGCAACAGCTTTAAGGAGATATCCCACAGAATGGCCTCAGATAGGCAAAATATTCAGCATAAATAACAATGAGGTAGAAGTAGTGTGGTACACTGGAACGTATACTTCCCGGTTTGTTCTGTGTGAAAAAGATGGACAAGAATGGCGAGAAATAATATCGAAGGAGGAGGTGataagtatatttaatttaacaccAACTAGTAGATTGCCTaccaatgttattgttaaattaaaagaattaaGAGATGACTTTTTAAATGAAAGTTAATGCAGGGAGCTTTACAACTCACTGGTTGTCACAATAGGGTGCACATTAATGGAATTTTACATGTATAATGaatctaaaaaaattatttaattttcaaccaatttcATAATTGTATATAACAGTAGCTCAACCATATAATGTAGtcaagtttatgaccatgtagtttatataacaatagctcaaccatatactgtagtcataaagcttatgaccatgtagtttatataacaatagctcaaccatatactgtagtcataaagtttatgaccatgtactttttataacaatagctcaaccatatactgtagtcataaagtttatgaccatgtagtttatataacaatagctcaatcatatactgtagtcataaagtttatgaccatgtagtttatataacaatagctcaaccattattatactgtagtcataaagtttatgaccatgtagtttttataacaatagctcaaccatatactgtagtcaagtttatgaccatgtagtttttataacaatagctcaaccatatactgtagtcataatgtTTATGACCATGCAGATGAACTTTATAGTAAAGttgtattaaaacaatgaatgattaaaaattaaaaatattctgcagttattaaaatttgttttctttgctTTGTGTGTACTTCGCGAAAAAAAATGGACATTATAAAGATTTTTTTGGCCcataccatttattttttttattaaataaagcaGTTTCTGCACATTAAACCTAGTTTAAATAAGAAGCTAATAATCCGAA
Encoded here:
- the LOC140047998 gene encoding uncharacterized protein — its product is MVYSNSTQQCRAWFIKFCNEYGDQMPTNGQIHLPSTLTKHDVYMHMKDEFELRNEDVCALATFYKFWCVEFKHIVIPEENRFAKCSKCTRIKFELHKTNQKQKRQILMMKREKHLRKQNSIERQKYYKHMQKARQNPTKYLSIIIDGMDQSKTDLPSFACESKETSKMWKLATHVTGVLVHGRHGHCFIDLKQFPHDSNLTCNIILKVLSEIQPLPPVLYLQLDNSGKDNKNRFVFALCALLVELKIFRKIKIGFLMVGHTHEDIDQLFSCVAKYLNKYRASTLDHLRSAVENSYKKLPITSSIISYLHDIKNWLVPYMQDIRYHSKPHQFKFVLAQTGKCIMSYKNWSTDCTWCECAREMDTLPYLLKESPADIPVLCTPDFSNADIPKLKKSLASVANFLRIEERDWWEEFLNNIEDITEGNEQRFLLHDIIFNDNNASPIREESDGNETDISDSDNENEIRPVHIGKFSKRKPPQQLDVGAMVATALRRYPTEWPQIGKIFSINNNEVEVVWYTGTYTSRFVLCEKDGQEWREIISKEEVISIFNLTPTSRLPTNVIVKLKELRDDFLNES